The genomic segment gaTGGTGTCGTCGTATTATCAGCGGTACGACACACAGGGCacactcagcagcgcctccggtGTCTCAGGGCGCGGCATCCCCATCCAGATTCCACCAGAACTGACCCCAAAGCCAAAGCCGAGGGAGCTGCATTTCCCTGTGGTTGATCCCGAGCTCTACATTCACCGCCGAAACTCCACCAGAGAGGCACTTGGCGAGTTTCGTCGGCTGCGCTTCGTGTGCTTCAAGTTTTACTTTAGCACCGACGTGCTCATGGGTGCCATCCCGACGGGCATCACCGTCGTCTTGATCATCGTGAACATGGCGCTCGTGTGGCACCAAGTAGGTTGGCGCGAGTACATTTTTACCCTCGGTGTGTTCGCGACTACTCTCACGTCATCCTTCCTGACCACCTCGATCGACCCTGGCATCTACCCGCGTCTGCGGAGCGGCGAAAGAGACCCGCTAGAAGGCAACACGCAGCTCGTCTTCTGCAAAGAGTGCCGGCTGCGCCGTCCTCCGCGGTGCGCGCACTGCTATGAATGCCGTGTCTGCGTGCTTGAGCACGACCATCACTGTAACATCctcggcggctgcgtcggagTGCGTAATCTTCGCTGGTTTACGCTGTACCTCCTCTCCTGCTTCTCGTCTACAGTGATTGGCGTCGTCTGGCTAACGCGGTACTTCTTCTGCGGCCTCTTCACCCCTAACGTGAACACGGAAGACCAGACGGGTCTGCAGGTGGTGCCCACGCTGCACGCGAGCCAGCAAGGCGGCCGGCCGAGCTTCGCGCCGGCGGAGCACCCCGGCTATCAGCTGGCTGCCCTGTTTGTGCTGCTCCTGGACGGTGTTCTCATGATGTTGGTGGGGGCAATGTTGTGCGTCTACATTTACCTCACGATGACCTCCACCACACGGCGGGAGTCGATGCGGAAGCAAAACTCCctcaaggcgctgctgcggccgcgaGTGGTGTTGGAAAACTTGAAGAGGCTGCTGAAgccgcctccgtcgctgctCGACTCCGACGACCACTCTGATGAGGAAACGACGAATCTGATCTGATGCGGAAATGGCGAGCAGCGGGCGTAAATTGTACACCCCCTGTGGTGCGaagatacacacacgcctgcagTGATGTTGGGAACTACGCCAAAGACGGCGCTTAGATATACCCAAAAGTGTGCAGCTATCAAAGGGGAggcctctttttcctcacGTTCACTGGCGTTTTTATTGTGGCACCTGAGTAACAAGTGGGgcggagtggtggtggtggtggcggcggcggtatcGTTTGAGCTTTCAAGCGTTGCGTCCTTTCCCTCACGCATCTCTCGGCGCATCACTCCACCTCTTTCATGCTATGAGAGTGGGAGACGTGTGCAGCTTCACTTTCAGTTTTTCGTTCATTTGAGCAGGAAGAGCGCCGTGATAGAATCGACTGGAGTTGCTGCCCCCAACACCGAcattttctctcctctggcACACAAGTGCAGGGCGTGGTGCTATCCCCGTGTGGCCGAGTGCCGCATGATGCTGTTGATGGTGCTGTCATTCCGTGCTCGCGGTTTCTTGTTCTCCCCCTTTAACTGTCAtacgcttctctctctttcctcatcCGCATTCTCCACTTCtacctcccctctctcccaacCTCTCTGCATCTTCGttcttgccttctctctttttcccccttttgaGCCACGGTGGCTTCACACGCTTCATCCACCTCCGACGCGCTCTACTAATCGCCCTCTAGTTCTTTctgacgacgacaacaagGCGTACATGCAAGTCTTCGTTGTTATGTCTCTCTGCGATTTCTGACCTTTAACCTTCTCTTCTCACTCGCTTGCTGCCTTTCTCgctcagcgccgctgccgtccgTCTTCGTCGTCTTGTGCCAGTCTAGGCAGACGTCTGTTCTTTTCCTCGTCGCGTTGTGCTACCTGtgaacacacccacacccctccccttctctgctcttgccctctctccccacccctgaATTGCAGTAGGTTCTATTGCACTgcacccctcctcgctctAGAGCACCAGTGGTGCATtaccttctccgcctctcttcgCACGCGTGGATATGTCTGATCTGCATCACTGCCGCTCGGACTCTAGCTCGTGGTCCGTACTGGCTCTAAGCGGGCAGGATATCGCGACAGAGGCCAGCGGTCCCACTGTCGCACGGAGCGAGACGGCCAACAGGTACGCGGGCTGtgagacgccgccgctgggtAACCGCAATGAGGTCTCCTTCACGCAGGGTGGGATGGTCACCGGGCCTCATGAAGAGGCGATAGCGACCGCGTCTCTTGAAAAAGACTATGATGACGAGCACCTGTTGCAGAGTTCTGCCGAGTCGTGGGTGGAGCTGAACCCGGCGGAGCTAGGGGCATCGCCAGAAACTCAGCATCCTCTTACTGACATGTCTGCATCTACGCGTATGGTTGTTGTAGCGCAACCGTTTGCGCTGCTCTCCAGTGCGCTCGAGGATGCGGAGGAGAATCGCTCGCTAGAGGAGCTTGAGACGCAA from the Leishmania panamensis strain MHOM/PA/94/PSC-1 chromosome 28 sequence genome contains:
- a CDS encoding palmitoyl acyltransferase 9, putative (TriTrypDB/GeneDB-style sysID: LpmP.28.0220); translated protein: MNTFMAAAPMVSSYYQRYDTQGTLSSASGVSGRGIPIQIPPELTPKPKPRELHFPVVDPELYIHRRNSTREALGEFRRLRFVCFKFYFSTDVLMGAIPTGITVVLIIVNMALVWHQVGWREYIFTLGVFATTLTSSFLTTSIDPGIYPRLRSGERDPLEGNTQLVFCKECRLRRPPRCAHCYECRVCVLEHDHHCNILGGCVGVRNLRWFTLYLLSCFSSTVIGVVWLTRYFFCGLFTPNVNTEDQTGLQVVPTLHASQQGGRPSFAPAEHPGYQLAALFVLLLDGVLMMLVGAMLCVYIYLTMTSTTRRESMRKQNSLKALLRPRVVLENLKRLLKPPPSLLDSDDHSDEETTNLI